From Streptomyces sp. Edi4, one genomic window encodes:
- the murQ gene encoding N-acetylmuramic acid 6-phosphate etherase, with amino-acid sequence MTTQNQAKDQSQDHGSGSGSGSSQDHSGDRSQDHGSGRSQDHGQTYSDLRAQLAGLTTEAFRPELAEIDRLPTAEIARIMNGEDATVPAAVADRLPAIAAAIDATAERMARGGRLIYAGAGTAGRLGVLDASECPPTFNTDPSQVVGLIAGGPSAMVKAVEGAEDSRQLAAEDLAALHLTGADTVVGISASGRTPYAIGAVEHARRGGALTIGLSCNADSELAGAAEHGIEVVVGPELLTGSTRLKSGTAQKLVLNMISTITMIRLGKTYGNLMVDVRASNEKLRARSRHIVSLATGASDPEIEAALAATDGEVKNAILVILGGVEAATAAKLLAESGGHLRAALAANN; translated from the coding sequence ATGACCACCCAGAACCAGGCCAAGGACCAGAGCCAGGATCACGGAAGCGGAAGCGGAAGCGGAAGCAGCCAGGACCACAGCGGTGACCGCAGCCAGGACCACGGAAGCGGGCGCAGCCAGGACCACGGCCAGACCTACTCCGATCTCAGGGCCCAGCTGGCGGGCCTCACCACGGAGGCGTTCCGGCCGGAACTCGCGGAGATCGACCGGCTGCCGACCGCCGAGATCGCCCGGATCATGAACGGGGAGGACGCCACCGTCCCCGCCGCCGTGGCCGACCGCCTCCCGGCCATCGCGGCCGCGATCGACGCGACGGCGGAGCGGATGGCGCGCGGGGGCCGCCTGATCTACGCGGGCGCGGGCACGGCCGGGCGGCTCGGCGTACTGGACGCGAGCGAGTGCCCGCCGACGTTCAACACCGACCCGTCGCAGGTGGTGGGGCTGATCGCGGGCGGTCCATCGGCGATGGTGAAGGCGGTCGAAGGGGCGGAGGACTCACGGCAGTTGGCGGCGGAGGACCTGGCGGCGCTCCACCTCACCGGCGCGGACACGGTGGTCGGCATCTCGGCCTCGGGCCGCACGCCGTACGCGATCGGCGCGGTGGAGCACGCCAGGCGCGGGGGGGCCCTGACGATCGGCCTGTCGTGCAACGCGGACAGCGAGCTGGCGGGGGCGGCCGAGCACGGCATCGAGGTCGTGGTGGGCCCGGAACTCCTCACCGGCTCCACCCGCCTGAAGTCGGGCACGGCCCAGAAGCTGGTCCTCAACATGATCTCGACGATCACGATGATCCGCCTGGGCAAGACGTACGGAAACCTGATGGTCGACGTACGCGCCTCCAACGAGAAACTCCGCGCCCGCTCCCGCCACATCGTGTCCCTGGCGACGGGCGCGAGCGACCCGGAGATCGAGGCGGCCCTGGCGGCGACGGACGGCGAGGTGAAGAACGCGATCCTGGTCATCCTGGGCGGAGTGGAGGCGGCGACGGCCGCCAAACTCCTCGCGGAATCAGGCGGCCACCTCCGCGCGGCGCTAGCCGCGAACAACTGA
- a CDS encoding helix-turn-helix transcriptional regulator, whose product MPAPKDLDPSASPRALLGAELRHAREKAGLSQEALGAPLFVSSSFIGQLEAGIRRMHLEYARQFDKILGTDGFFTRNCVAAAESKYPDHFAEAAEAEAIATTIREYAPLLIPGLLQTEAYARAVCRAYQPTAPDSAIEDVVTGRLERARLLGSPTTPLVWAVLDEAVLRREAGGRAVMAEALAHVASLGFRHRIIVQVLPFAAGAHAALDGGLKLMAFADAPPLAYVDGLGTGWLLDDAATVARHELTYDLIRASALSPQQSLALIESVAEDYAHEDQP is encoded by the coding sequence ATGCCCGCACCGAAGGACCTCGACCCCTCCGCCTCCCCCCGCGCCCTCCTCGGCGCCGAGCTCCGCCACGCCCGCGAAAAGGCGGGCCTCAGCCAGGAGGCCCTGGGCGCCCCCCTCTTCGTCTCCTCGTCCTTCATCGGCCAACTCGAAGCGGGCATCCGCCGCATGCACCTGGAGTACGCCCGCCAGTTCGACAAGATCCTCGGCACGGACGGCTTCTTCACGCGCAACTGCGTCGCGGCGGCGGAGTCCAAGTACCCGGACCACTTCGCCGAGGCGGCGGAGGCGGAGGCGATCGCGACGACGATCCGGGAGTACGCGCCGCTACTCATCCCGGGCCTGTTGCAGACGGAGGCGTACGCACGCGCCGTGTGCCGCGCGTACCAGCCAACGGCCCCCGACTCCGCTATCGAGGACGTGGTGACCGGCCGTCTTGAGCGTGCGCGACTCCTCGGCAGTCCAACAACTCCTCTTGTCTGGGCAGTGCTTGACGAGGCCGTACTGCGTCGAGAGGCAGGAGGCCGGGCGGTGATGGCAGAGGCCCTTGCACATGTCGCGTCGCTCGGCTTTCGACACCGGATCATCGTGCAAGTGTTGCCGTTTGCGGCCGGAGCCCACGCGGCGCTGGACGGAGGCCTCAAGCTCATGGCTTTCGCCGATGCGCCGCCGCTCGCGTACGTCGATGGCCTTGGAACTGGCTGGTTGCTGGACGATGCCGCCACGGTCGCGCGCCATGAACTGACATACGATTTGATCCGGGCCAGCGCACTCTCACCCCAACAATCCCTGGCCTTGATCGAATCAGTGGCGGAGGATTACGCCCATGAGGATCAGCCCTAA
- a CDS encoding MurR/RpiR family transcriptional regulator, producing MTRDVKESFSEGSPPAPAALAAKVRTLAPSMTRSMQRVAEAVAGDPAGCAALTVTGLAALTGTSEATVVRTARILGYPGYRDLRLALAGLAAQQQSGRAPSVTADIAVDDPIADVVAKLAYDEQQTLADTAAALDTTQLGAAVGALAAARRIDVYGVGASCLVGQDLAQKLLRIGLIAHAHTDPHLAVTNAVQLRSGDAAVAITHSGSTGDVIEPLRVAFDHGATTIAITGRPDGPVSQYADHVLTTSTARESELRPAAMSSRTSQLLVVDCLFIGVAQRTYETAAPALAASYEALAHRHTPRDRTR from the coding sequence GTGACCCGAGACGTGAAGGAAAGTTTCAGCGAGGGCTCACCCCCCGCGCCGGCGGCCCTCGCCGCCAAGGTGCGCACACTCGCGCCGTCCATGACCCGCTCCATGCAGCGGGTCGCGGAGGCCGTCGCCGGCGACCCGGCCGGCTGCGCGGCCCTCACCGTCACGGGCCTGGCCGCCCTCACCGGCACCAGCGAGGCCACCGTCGTCCGCACCGCCCGCATCCTGGGCTACCCCGGCTACCGCGACCTGCGCCTGGCGCTGGCCGGCCTCGCCGCCCAGCAGCAGTCGGGCCGGGCCCCCTCGGTGACCGCCGACATAGCGGTGGACGACCCGATCGCGGACGTCGTCGCGAAACTGGCCTACGACGAGCAGCAGACCCTGGCCGACACGGCGGCCGCCCTCGACACCACCCAACTGGGCGCCGCAGTCGGCGCGTTGGCGGCCGCGCGGCGCATCGACGTGTACGGCGTGGGAGCGTCCTGCCTGGTGGGCCAGGACCTGGCGCAGAAGCTGCTGCGGATCGGGCTCATCGCCCACGCCCACACCGACCCGCACCTGGCCGTCACCAACGCGGTGCAGCTGCGCTCGGGCGACGCGGCGGTGGCGATCACCCACTCCGGCTCGACGGGCGACGTCATCGAGCCGCTGCGGGTGGCCTTCGACCACGGCGCGACCACGATCGCGATCACCGGCCGCCCCGACGGCCCGGTCTCGCAGTACGCCGATCACGTCCTGACCACGTCCACGGCCCGCGAGAGCGAGCTGCGCCCGGCCGCGATGTCGTCCCGTACGAGCCAACTCCTGGTCGTGGACTGCCTGTTCATCGGCGTTGCCCAGCGCACGTACGAGACGGCGGCCCCCGCGCTCGCAGCCTCGTACGAGGCCCTGGCCCACCGCCACACCCCCCGGGACCGCACACGCTGA
- a CDS encoding DUF397 domain-containing protein, whose amino-acid sequence MRISPKYDLSKASWHKSSYSGGDGGNCLEIARWQKSSYSGGEGGDCLEVARWRTSTHSDGSGGNCLEVADDFPGIVPVRDSKSAPHGPALVFRAAAWSAFVAGVKESNKTS is encoded by the coding sequence ATGAGGATCAGCCCTAAGTACGACTTGAGCAAGGCCAGTTGGCATAAGTCCAGCTACAGCGGCGGGGACGGCGGCAACTGCCTCGAAATCGCCCGCTGGCAGAAGTCGAGCTACAGCGGCGGGGAGGGCGGCGACTGCCTGGAGGTCGCGCGCTGGCGCACGTCCACCCACAGCGACGGCAGCGGCGGCAACTGCCTGGAGGTGGCGGACGACTTCCCCGGCATCGTCCCCGTCCGGGACTCGAAGTCCGCCCCGCACGGCCCGGCGCTCGTGTTCCGAGCGGCGGCGTGGTCGGCGTTCGTCGCCGGGGTGAAGGAGTCCAACAAAACGAGCTGA